A stretch of Besnoitia besnoiti strain Bb-Ger1 chromosome III, whole genome shotgun sequence DNA encodes these proteins:
- a CDS encoding hypothetical protein (encoded by transcript BESB_045250), with protein MARQAWGHDDIRSRPVMMGAGDWDTLQCGTKTSVEPPTPSPLLSPRVILPSADVALQSTALGAPVPQHVASQSLRSSAFCSFSFLDPSVCTAIYTPLRSSAADAGSEYYPRDRWLAFLNDYGWLGAKIQSDARAFASLYTPTFRPSSPYVPAEATLGVWWLMDLVFSWLLSLMGHGIRVVLCCGRRKHSCSRGAAGRGVLAVVAAPEVTCRGGGGWFTVDGACSDLSRSIDAGGDVLLVSLSNRQQPFASKLNRTSLAGEGIDESPSAYMRESMVLLGHTEAALLQRNCSQVPSHEAFVGDFASRSGSEIQELSTSNSSRGEVAAPNTIVDTNRVFSGSRQVTAAAGFDFGAHGSFIFLGYSDGQLESISSYQPEGDFCPLSGSVSSSLGSSGLVDNGAGSWRLRWVDHLDCCVRCLRVSPSGAKVCALTETSVFVFDTLASSTSPMSATSKVPRLLVVGGEALLGHVPVAFCWTGEFQLMVLNSGGRLSVLQRDPRKSVASWYSVGRARLDASTREQLRLEMRKESSRLMDGKKPPKSSTHFVRASVPVATLDFHPAREVVYVSVRGSPRPLVFDWNVPSQLFRFSGRDMTECLLRLTGEQILIETPLTEMCLPYRGPLQMVQGPSHLVDERMTEERRRGGETRGNGRNSDGCGNSSSSATKEDGSASVCRPKLRSVLTVALGRDDAHRRAYVAAIHDGCDAVVVYDASPRIHTQQPCDVRQQHSPLLYWLSPPFPGCFPSAIAFGSVPPSRQKGYACGAPTVLAVQWSKVCSSASHCHSTMPVVTCLHDMPQGNPSLRHKRTLATAVARRGRGGLLNSVSSCPVTPLPQVTGFEDETLKSWQEASTLGAPVCGYAETRMRAHSPHRKPRTESYSGAGVLPPTSFVSGRPDDMLFRNDDLGRTRNIGGAGNPVLGAERQGLQYEDSSYMLESQRPRQLDTSLRLSALYGCGGSHDKIHRWNEIKGLPDLAERGESGSGQSESDWLARWQQQQQQFARSWQLAPPATHDSEIPPATSSSFSRWAFSHKVPALRASPYGAHVPYNRLSPVPPSGLNLPFAVGQGQQPYWGDARGAALQSSVAVDDICKNGQWGGTGKHSRAYSERPASGSGQVPSTACPSEWSREAGGVPTQMVLPSGARFASSVLGQSSAADPLQSASRIASPVPQNPGFWASGIPQEMTLTSPQLASSAVPSSVGREYGDYAASFGCTWRRQAAARAGLESSAYSRW; from the coding sequence ATGGCTCGACAGGCGTGGGGCCATGATGATATCAGGTCTCGTCCCGTAATGATGGGTGCTGGCGACTGGGATACGCTTCAATGTGGGACGAAGACAAGCGTTGAGCCACCTactccttctcctctgctgtctccaCGGGTGATCCTTCCGAGCGCTGACGTAGCTCTGCAGTCCACGGCATTAGGCGCGCCGGTGCCACAGCATGTGGCCTCTCAGTCTCTCAGGAGCTCTGCTTTCtgttctttttcttttttggACCCTTCTGTCTGCACTGCCATCTACACGCCTCTGCGGtccagcgcggcggacgcgggaAGTGAGTACTATCCTCGAGACCGATGGCTCGCTTTTCTCAATGACTATGGCTGGTTAGGAGCGAAAATTCAGTCAGACGCTAGGGCGTTTGCCTCTCTCTACACTCCGACCTTCCGCCCCTCTTCACCTTATGTGCCTGCGGAAGCAACATTGGGGGTTTGGTGGCTGATGGACCTCGTGTTTTCCTGGTTATTGTCCTTGATGGGTCATGGCATCCGCGTTGTTCTCTGCTGTGGGAGAAGAAAGCATTCGTGTTCGAGAGGAGCTGCGGGACGGGGTGTCCTCGCAGTGGTCGCGGCTCCAGAAGTGACATGtcgaggagggggaggctgGTTCACTGTTGATGGAGCGTGCAGCGATCTGTCCCGCTCAATCGATGCTGGTGGTGACGTCTTGCTGGTTTCCCTGTCGAATCGACAGCAGCCGTTTGCATCCAAGCTGAACCGCACGAGCTTGGCTGGAGAAGGCATTGACGAAAGTCCCTCAGCTTATATGCGTGAATCGATGGTGCTCCTTGGGCATACGGAGGCGGCATTACTTCAACGCAATTGCAGCCAAGTGCCATCACATGAGGCATTCGTGGGTGATTTTGCGTCAAGGTCTGGCAGCGAAATCCAAGAACTTTCTACCAGCAATTCGAGTCGTGGTGAAGTGGCTGCTCCCAATACCATAGTGGACACCAATCGGGTGTTTAGCGGGTCACGGCAGGTCACTGCTGCAGCGGGTTTCGATTTCGGTGCTCATGGTTCATTCATATTTTTAGGATACAGTGACGGCCAGCTGGAGAGTATATCGAGCTATCAGCCAGAAGGTGACTTTTGTCCCCTCAGTGGGTCAGTATCTTCTTCGCTCGGCTCAAGCGGTCTGGTGGACAACGGTGCAGGCAGCTGGAGACTTCGCTGGGTCGACCACCTTGACTGTTGTGTCAGATGCTTGCGGGTCTCTCCTTCTGGTGCGAAGGTTTGTGCTCTCACTGAAACCAGCGTATTTGTGTTCGATACCCTCGCTTCCTCTACTTCTCCAATGTCTGCTACCAGTAAAGTGCCCCGGCTTTTGGTTgtcggcggagaggcgtTGCTTGGTCATGTACCTGTAGCTTTTTGCTGGACAGGAGAGTTTCAGCTTATGGTGTTGAACAGTGGAGGACGGCTAAGTGTACTACAACGTGATCCGCGCAAAAGCGTTGCATCATGGTACTCCgtcggccgcgcgcgtctggaCGCCTCCACACGCGAACAGCTGAGGCTGGAGATGCGGAAGGAAAGCAGCAGGTTGATGGACGGCAAGAAGCCTCCCAAGAGTAGTACGCACTTTGTGCGAGCGTCGGTACCCGTAGCTACGCTGGATTTCCATCCTGCCCGCGAGGTAGTGTACGTTTCGGTCAGAGGGAGCCCGCGACCGCTCGTGTTCGACTGGAACGTGCCTTCTCAGTTATTTCGCTTTTCCGGGAGGGACATGACTGAGTGTCTCCTCAGGTTGACAGGAGAGCAGATTCTGATTGAAACGCCTTTAACCGAGATGTGTCTTCCTTACAGAGGCCCGCTTCAAATGGTGCAGGGGCCCTCCCACCTGGTTGATGAGCGAATGACAgaggagcggaggagagggggagaAACGAGAGGAAATGGAAGAAACTCAGATGGATGTGGGAACTCATCGTCTTCAGCGACAAAGGAAGATGGTTCAGCAAGCGTGTGTCGCCCCAAACTGCGGAGCGTTTTGACGGTTGCACtaggcagagacgacgcgcaccGTCGGGCTTACGTGGCTGCCATTCATGACGGTTGCGATGCAGTCGTTGTGTACGACGCCAGTCCTCGGATCCACACACAGCAGCCTTGTGATGTTAGACAGCAGCACTCACCTCTGTTATActggctgtctccgccgttcCCGGGGTGTTTCCCTTCCGCCATCGCTTTTGGTTCGGTACCGCCGTCACGCCAAAAAGGCTACGCATGTGGCGCGCCAACTGTCCTTGCGGTGCAGTGGTCCAAAGTATGCTCTTCAGCATCGCACTGTCATTCCACAATGCCCGTCGTTACCTGCCTACATGACATGCCGCAAGGTAACCCTTCACTTCGGCATAAGAGAACGTTGGCAACGGCTGttgcgcgacgaggacgcgggggTCTGCTGAACTCGGTGTCATCCTGTCCTGTTACTCCATTGCCTCAAGTGACTGGTTTTGAAGATGAAACACTCAAGTCGTGGCAGGAGGCTTCgacgctcggcgcgccggtgTGTGGTTATGCGGAAACGCGGATGAGAGCACATTCTCCTCACCGAAAGCCTCGAACCGAATCGTATTCGGGCGCTGGCGTGTTACCACCTACATCGTTCGTGAGTGGACGGCCTGACGACATGCTATTCAGGAATGATGATCTAGGGCGAACCAGGAATATTGGTGGAGCAGGGAATCCCGTTCTTGGTGCCGAAAGACAAGGACTTCAGTACGAAGACAGCTCGTACATGCTGGAGTCCCAACGGCCTCGTCAGCTGGACACGTCGCTCCGACTGTCAGCACTGTATGGTTGCGGGGGTTCACACGACAAGATTCATCGGTGGAACGAGATAAAGGGGCTGCCAGATCTCgcagagaggggagagagtgGATCCGGCCAAAGCGAAAGCGACTGGCTAGCCCGgtggcagcagcagcaacaaCAGTTTGCTCGCAGTTGGCAGCTGGCTCCGCCAGCGACTCACGACTCCGAGATCCCGCCCGCAACAAGTTCATCCTTTTCTCGGTGGGCTTTCTCGCATAAGGTCCCGGCACTACGTGCCTCGCCCTACGGTGCACACGTGCCCTACAATCGACTTTCTCCTGTCCCCCCATCAGGATTGAACCTGCCGTTCGCCGTGGGACAAGGACAGCAGCCGTATTGGGGAGATGCAAGAGGCGCCGCACTGCAAAGCTCTGTGGCAGTCGATGATATATGTAAAAACGGTCAGTGGGGAGGCACAGGGAAGCATTCGAGAGCTTACAGCGAGCGACCAGCTTCCGGCTCGGGGCAAGTGCCAAGCACAGCATGCCCCAGTGAGTGGTCCCGGGAAGCTGGAGGTGTGCCGACGCAAATGGTTTTGCCAAGCGGGGCTCGGTTTGCATCATCTGTGCTGGGCCAGTCGTCGGCCGCAGACCCGTTGCAATCAGCAAGCAGGATAGCGTCTCCGGTGCCCCAAAATCCGGGCTTCTGGGCTTCTGGGATACCGCAAGAGATGACTCTGACGTCTCCGCAGCTTGCCTCATCTGCGGTGCCTTCGTCCGTTGGCAGAGAATACGGTGACTACGCGGCCTCGTTCGGATGCACCTGGCGAAGACAGGCAGCTGCACGAGCGGGTCTCGAATCGAGTGCCTACAGCCGATGGTGA
- a CDS encoding hypothetical protein (encoded by transcript BESB_045240): MANIDSTASNTNRMREHLFLKRMQSGKQQEQEEDLCVCHNVVNFKLSVCLNQLEPSKQAASRGAHDDAESGRRSCSPTEGLTPAGSNTERAEAQSEQLSADASVSSTVTADRTNQLSGECATSPAENPPEATNICQNITLATLQDILLANPTDKCLVSDVDEQLLINIFFNSPVRVTSVAIRSSAPPSSFEWKKESDTNEEDDELPEEGTVSEPKLIKIYSNKANLDFSTVSDETPAQIMTLTYDELKGEERMLLRGSKFQRCSSLHLFIEKNQANTVHTFVNRICLYGYVNKNYSS, encoded by the exons ATGGCGAACATCGATTCTACTGCTTCCAATACTAATCGCATGCGTGAACACTTGTTCCTGAAACGAATGCAATCCGGGAAGCAGCAGGAGCAAGAGGAGGATCTGTGCGTGTGCCACAACGTTGTGAACTTCAAGCTTTCTGTGTGCCTCAATCAGTTGGAACCCAGTAAACAAGCTGCTTCGCGTGGTGCCCACGATGATGCAGAATCAGGGAGGCGCTCCTGCTCCCCCACAGAAGGGTTAACACCAGCGGGAAGCAAtacagagagagcggaggcccAGTCGGAACAGCTGAGCGCTGATGCGTCTGTTTCCTCAACGGTGACAGCTGACCGTACAAATCAACTTTCCGGTGAATGCGCAACTTCCCCTGCTGAAAACCCACCGGAGGCAACAAACATCTGTCAGAACATCACGCTTGCGACTCTACAGGATATCTTACTGGCAAATCCTACAGATAAGTGCTTAGTGTCAGACGTCGACGAGCAGCTGCTAATCAACATTTTCTTCAATTCTCCAGTGCGG GTTACGTCTGTAGCCATTCGGTCTTCAGCGCCCCCGTCGAGCTTTGAATGGAAAAAGGAAAGCGATACGAATGAAGAAGATGATGAGCTGCCGGAAGAAGGCACAGTTTCTGAGCCCAAGCTGATCAAG ATTTACAGCAACAAAGCAAATCTCGATTTCAGTACGGTTTCAGACGAGACTCCCGCCCAGATCATGACGTTAACATATGACGAGCTCAAAGGAGAGGAACGCATGTTACTGCGGGGCAGCAAGTTCCAGAGGTGTTCGTCGTTGCATTTATTTATTGAAAAAAATCAAGCCAATACAGTGCATACTTTCGTCAATCGGATATGCTTGTACGGCTATGTGAACAAGAACTACTCCAGCTAA
- a CDS encoding hypothetical protein (encoded by transcript BESB_045220), producing the protein MASQVCASTETTVPESNPPCAAPGNPDAALLLAWANLLSQQFQAPVSAPCVPAHLPVLVDLLGRGVVTSRPASECCDISGPASPSRKRPRDAETGPPSDICASPRSKAMPEGEEDSAVPAKSDVIQPPAVETNSSQGRPISYVTLNADRTHWIISTPVNGGILRHFLPPTKDRLDDILSFHVPAEVHAQNQVPANPCFIYTVSSPKESGQQVKNGIDRASLFYDTNQELVTNAPSRQDDPERTTAAQPAHGHPSSAKAETSLNSEGSHFRPYLQTAPVSQSQTPSASPYSDHVGVSPGENFETALPVQMSHLGIRWNAISHAPGWPAADVVSEKTQLHTLCGHMEAESTDVFHSTSDKGCTTRTCCTEDEFPLDGEKQEATEAYSEMAKKLPKLAGVIFDRVHARWVSTYHDKETRKVMRKYFGVRKHGFEQAYNMAVRHRKLKIMSKHAENDPEAGLLDDVRTDSADVQCAEAPGSLEAAVNKNVCYETLFKTLPRVTGVSYDSYAMKFRAGYMSNGKWNVKDFPIRKYGTFAEAYRRAVSCRLGNSRTECSRNDPAKTVAVAEVSATNA; encoded by the coding sequence ATGGCGTCTCAAGTGTGTGCTAGCACAGAAACTACCGTACCCGAGTCCAATCCGCCGTGTGCTGCCCCCGGTAACCCGGATGCAGCGCTCTTGCTTGCCTGGGCAAATTTGCTCAGCCAGCAGTTCCAGGCTCCTGTATCTGCGCCTTGTGTTCCTGCACATCTTCCTGTACTCGTGGATCTGCTCGGCCGCGGGGTCGTGACCTCGAGACCAGCATCAGAATGCTGCGACATATCCGGGCCTGCCTCTCCCAGCAGGAAACGGCCACGTGACGCAGAAACTGGGCCGCCGTCTGATATCTGTGCATCTCCACGAAGCAAGGCTATGCCCGAAGGTGAAGAGGATTCTGCGGTTCCTGCCAAGTCTGATGTCATCCAGCCTCCGGCAGTCGAGACCAACAGTAGCCAGGGTCGACCCATCAGTTACGTCACCTTGAATGCTGACAGAACACATTGGATAATCTCAACTCCAGTGAACGGCGGTATACTTCGTCACTTCCTTCCGCCAACAAAAGACCGCCTGGATGACATCCTTTCCTTCCATGTGCCGGCAGAAGTGCACGCACAAAATCAGGTCCCCGCCAACCCCTGCTTCATATATACTGTTTCATCGCCCAAAGAGTCCGGCCAACAAGTGAAGAATGGCATCGATAGGGCATCCTTATTCTACGACACTAATCAGGAGCTCGTCACTAATGCTCCCTCGAGACAAGATGATCCGGAACGAacgacagcggcgcagccaGCACATGGGCACCCTTCCTCCGCCAAGGCGGAGACTTCTCTAAACAGCGAAGGCTCCCACTTTCGGCCTTACTTGCAGACTGCTCCAGTCTCGCAGTCGCAAACGCCATCGGCCTCGCCGTATTCAGATCATGTTGGAGTTAGTCCAGGTGAAAACTTCGAGACTGCTCTGCCGGTGCAAATGTCTCATTTGGGTATCCGTTGGAATGCCATCTCGCATGCACCTGGCTGGCCAGCTGCTGACGTGGTTTCGGAAAAGACGCAGTTACATACACTATGCGGGCACATGGAAGCGGAGTCAACCGATGTCTTCCACAGCACGAGCGACAAAGGCTGCACGACGAGGACATGTTGTACCGAAGATGAGTTTCCGCTAGACGGAGAAAAGCAAGAGGCCACTGAAGCATATTCCGAAATGGCGAAGAAGCTGCCCAAGTTGGCAGGAGTTATTTTCGATCGTGTGCATGCTCGTTGGGTTTCAACGTATCATGACAAAGAAACCAGGAAAGTCATGCGCAAGTACTTTGGGGTCCGCAAGCATGGTTTTGAACAGGCATACAACATGGCGGTGCGTCATCGTAAGCTGAAAATCATGTCTAAGCATGCTGAGAACGACCCCGAAGCAGGACTGCTTGATGATGTGAGGACTGACAGCGCTGATGTTCAGTGTGCAGAAGCACCTGGATCTTTGGAGGCAGCAGTGAATAAAAACGTATGCTACGAAACTTTGTTCAAGACGCTGCCTCGTGTCACTGGTGTCTCGTATGATTCTTATGCGATGAAATTTCGCGCTGGATATATGTCAAATGGTAAATGGAATGTCAAGGATTTTCCAATACGCAAATACGGGACATTCGCAGAGGCATACAGGCGTGCAGTGTCGTGTCGTCTTGGGAACTCCAGGACGGAGTGCTCGCGAAACGACCCGGCCAAGACGGTGGCGGTTGCTGAAGTGTCAGCTACTAATGCGTGA
- a CDS encoding hypothetical protein (encoded by transcript BESB_045230), which translates to MRNSFAIVVMAISARFTNAAFVPSGVSQYSASVLDTAIANCLQMISSTEFASDDQTLMGEAAGAIVGSSVESTRSSEQPSLDSNAAGVVQIKPLPVSAVHAALNDVENICEQDYSQTCPLDYELAGHAFGPTSLVCAPTSAYDGPCRGDLLDLLSVVQKAGDPQKGPAPHHLKISLGLTQTSHSRVLPLPERLFRRFVVALLFLASPGRFSRAQLVTEVYETCTAVEGEIARCGPGANCFIIGGVPTCHCIIDVATGLPLAGNPYKACTWDISGNWQLFSHYSDKKEADKEKKKPRAGVMRQVLSPLSNEPFVIRLHRTDALLRTRYLLGAIFVVTPLTSFAAGVSGRAFVDARDNISIIFEQAEGFADHYGRSIFLRTRLHDTSLTKLEKKLTDKKDLKGNWEKNDGTIVEIYGAQAPRNWPTFVNNFLRQNAVYWYNDPSYGDPALRMSTALFLDDTLPEERAAFQTNAQFVQLGWYGALRFGSNRIDIYSPATGEPIYSLLRIDTLPPFTPFGMPAMQVTAICTTHS; encoded by the exons ATGCGGAACTCATTTGCCATTGTGGTCATGGCTATTTCCGCCCGCTTCACGAATGCAGCTTTCGTGCCGTCGGGCGTAAGCCAGTACAGCGCTTCTGTGCTCGACACAGCTATCGCTAACTGCCTACAGATGATATCCAGCACGGAGTTTGCTAGTGATGACCAAACGCTCATGGGCGAAGCGGCAG GTGCCATCGTCGGCAGCTCCGTCGAGTCTACCAGGTCTTCAGAGCAGCCAAGCCTTGACAGCAACGCCGCTGGGGTTGTAC AAATAAAGCCTCTTCCAGTCTCTGCAGTCCATGCTGCCCTGAACGACGTTGAAAATATATGTGAGCAGGATTATTCACAGAC ATGTCCACTG GACTATGAATTGGCTGGACATGCTTTTG GACCAACTTCTCTGGTGTGCGCTCCGACTTCTGCGTATGATG GCCCATGCAGGGGAGACTTGCTAGACCTTCTTTCAGT TGTCCAAAAGGCTGGAGACCCTCAAAAG GGCCCTGCGCCTCACCACCTCAAGATATCACTGGGCCTGACGCAGACTTCCCACTCACGCGTACTGCC CTTGCCAGAGCGACTTTTCAGGCGGTTTGTGGTGGCGctgctttttctcgcttcacCTGGCCGATTCTCAAGAGCACAGCTGGTCACGGAAGTCTACGAAA CGTGTACTGCCGTCGAAGGGGAGATAGCACGCTGCGGGCCTGGCGCAAACTGTTTCATAATCGGAGGCGTGCCGACATGCCACTGTATCATCGACGTGGCCACCGGTTTACCGCTGGCGGGAAATCCGTACAAGGCTTGTA CATGGGACATAAGTGGCAACTGGCAACTCTTTTCGCACTACTCCGACAAGAAGGAAGCTGAtaaagaaaagaagaagccgcgagcgGGAGTTATGAGACAAGTTCTTAGTCCCCTATCCAATGAGCCATTTGTCATTCGGCTTCACAGAACGGACGCACTTCTCAGAACGAGGTACCTTCTGGGAGCAATCTTCGTGGTTACTCCGCTTACTTCATTTGCG GCTGGCGTTTCGGGTCGAGCTTTTGTAGATGCGAGGGACAACATCTCGATTATCTTCGAGCAGGCCGAAGGCTTTGCAGATCATTATGGACGAAGTATCTTCTTAAGAACGAGGCTCCACGACACTTCGCTGACGAAATTAGAGAAAAAGC TAACGGACAAAAAGGATCTGAAGGGCAACTGGGAAAAAAATGATGGGACCATCGTCGAAATTTATGGTGCCCAGGCCCCGCGGAATTGGCCGACATTTGTAAACA ACTTCCTTCGACAAAACGCTGTCTACTGGTACAATGATCCGTCCTACGGTGACCCGGCCTTGAGGATGAGTACTGCCCTCTTTCTCGATGACACTCTTCCGGAAGAACGAGCGGCATTTCAAACGAACGCCCAG TTCGTGCAGCTGGGATGGTACGGCGCCCTCCGATTCGGCTCGAACCGCATCGATATATATTCTCCAGCTACTGGCGAACCGATTTACAGTCTGCTACGGATCGATACACTCCCTCCGTTCACCCCGTTTGGAATGCCCGCGATGCAGGTGACCGCCATATGCACGACCCACAGCTGA